From Enhydrobacter sp., the proteins below share one genomic window:
- the secG gene encoding preprotein translocase subunit SecG translates to MDSVRGILHDWQPVLLVIFVGVTAAMIVVILLQRSEGGGLGMGRTDALFSVRGQTNVLSRMTAILAGVFFFLSLLMAWSVSQPTRTNRSIMDQMPPGSTAPGTPPAVPTQPAAPTR, encoded by the coding sequence ATGGACAGCGTGAGAGGCATCTTGCACGACTGGCAGCCGGTGCTGCTGGTCATTTTCGTGGGCGTCACCGCCGCGATGATCGTCGTCATCCTGCTTCAGCGCAGCGAGGGCGGCGGTCTCGGCATGGGCCGCACCGACGCTCTGTTCTCGGTTCGCGGCCAGACCAACGTCCTGTCGCGCATGACGGCCATCCTGGCCGGCGTGTTTTTCTTCCTGAGCCTCCTGATGGCCTGGAGCGTGAGCCAGCCGACACGGACGAACCGCTCGATCATGGACCAGATGCCGCCAGGATCGACGGCCCCCGGAACGCCGCCGGCGGTTCCGACGCAGCCGGCGGCGCCAACCCGCTAG